The following coding sequences lie in one Musa acuminata AAA Group cultivar baxijiao chromosome BXJ1-8, Cavendish_Baxijiao_AAA, whole genome shotgun sequence genomic window:
- the LOC103993959 gene encoding uncharacterized protein LOC103993959 isoform X1: MELFARAKVVRLRSHHDKFLVAEEEGEHVSQERDGSARGARWTVEHVDGAPHALRLRSCHGRYLTATDEHFLLGVTGKKVRLTLPPRLDSSLEWEPLREGVQVKLKTRYGNFLRGNGGLPPWRNSVTHDVPHRSSTQDWILWDVHVVEILPDPPPSSSSTSPSSSPRLSNLESSSSFSTPLHKVEGRSIYYTVADDDGNVDDSIEWPHLTFNGTSVPEVTEKLKEETELDDIIVCTKNPLNQHLIPLHLHLPPNNTTMRLVVVDANSKAAKKFNI, from the exons ATGGAGTTGTTCGCCCGGGCGAAGGTGGTGCGGCTGCGGAGCCACCACGACAAGTTCctggtggcggaggaggagggggagcacGTCAGCCAGGAGCGCGACGGCAGCGCGCGCGGCGCTCGGTGGACGGTGGAGCACGTGGACGGCGCCCCCCACGCGCTCCGTCTCCGCAGTTGCCATGGCCGCTACCTTACCGCCACCGACGAACACTTCCTCCTCGGCGTCACCGGCAAGAAGGTCCGCCTGACCCTGCCTCCCCGCCTCGACTCCTCCCTCGAGTGGGAGCCCCTCCGCGAGGGCGTCCAGGTCAAGCTCAAGACCCGCTACGGCAACTTTCTCCGCGGCAACGGCGGCCTCCCCCCCTGGCGCAACTCCGTCACCCACGACGTCCCCCACCGCTCCTCCACCCAGGACTGGATTCTTTGGGACGTCCACGTCGTCGAGATCCTGCCCGATCCGCCACCGTCCTCCTCCTCGACCTCGCCGTCGTCGTCCCCCAGATTGTCCAATCTCGAG TCGTCCTCTTCTTTCTCCACCCCACTGCATAAGGTGGAAGGCCGCAGCATCTATTACACTGTTGCAGATGATGATGGAAATGTGGATGACAGTATCGAGTGGCCTCATTTGACCTTTAACGGGACGAGCGTGCCTGAGGTGACAGAGAAGCTGAAGGAGGAAACAGAACTCGATGATATAATTGTGTGCACGAAGAACCCATTGAATCAgcacctgattcctcttcacctgCACTTGCCACCAAACAACACCACAATGCGGCTCGTGGTGGTAGATGCCAATTCAAAAG
- the LOC103993959 gene encoding uncharacterized protein LOC103993959 isoform X2 has translation MELFARAKVVRLRSHHDKFLVAEEEGEHVSQERDGSARGARWTVEHVDGAPHALRLRSCHGRYLTATDEHFLLGVTGKKVRLTLPPRLDSSLEWEPLREGVQVKLKTRYGNFLRGNGGLPPWRNSVTHDVPHRSSTQDWILWDVHVVEILPDPPPSSSSTSPSSSPRLSNLESSSSFSTPLHKVEGRSIYYTVADDDGNVDDSIEWPHLTFNGTSVPEVTEKLKEETELDDIIVCTKNPLNQHLIPLHLHLPPNNTTMRLVVVDANSKG, from the exons ATGGAGTTGTTCGCCCGGGCGAAGGTGGTGCGGCTGCGGAGCCACCACGACAAGTTCctggtggcggaggaggagggggagcacGTCAGCCAGGAGCGCGACGGCAGCGCGCGCGGCGCTCGGTGGACGGTGGAGCACGTGGACGGCGCCCCCCACGCGCTCCGTCTCCGCAGTTGCCATGGCCGCTACCTTACCGCCACCGACGAACACTTCCTCCTCGGCGTCACCGGCAAGAAGGTCCGCCTGACCCTGCCTCCCCGCCTCGACTCCTCCCTCGAGTGGGAGCCCCTCCGCGAGGGCGTCCAGGTCAAGCTCAAGACCCGCTACGGCAACTTTCTCCGCGGCAACGGCGGCCTCCCCCCCTGGCGCAACTCCGTCACCCACGACGTCCCCCACCGCTCCTCCACCCAGGACTGGATTCTTTGGGACGTCCACGTCGTCGAGATCCTGCCCGATCCGCCACCGTCCTCCTCCTCGACCTCGCCGTCGTCGTCCCCCAGATTGTCCAATCTCGAG TCGTCCTCTTCTTTCTCCACCCCACTGCATAAGGTGGAAGGCCGCAGCATCTATTACACTGTTGCAGATGATGATGGAAATGTGGATGACAGTATCGAGTGGCCTCATTTGACCTTTAACGGGACGAGCGTGCCTGAGGTGACAGAGAAGCTGAAGGAGGAAACAGAACTCGATGATATAATTGTGTGCACGAAGAACCCATTGAATCAgcacctgattcctcttcacctgCACTTGCCACCAAACAACACCACAATGCGGCTCGTGGTGGTAGATGCCAATTCAAAAG